The genomic DNA GTCAGCACTTTTTGCAAACGCTTGGCCGCATCAGGCAGAGCTTTGCGCAAGTCTTTAAGCGTAGGTGGCTCTTTGCCAGTTTGGGCAGCTTGTGCCCCCTGAAACAAATCATTCCCGCCAATGGACACAATAATAACATTAGCTTTTTTCAACACATAAGCTACGCCAGGCTCATTCAGTTTGGTCAAAAGTCCTTGAGTCGTCAGCCCGTTAATGCCCAGATTGTTAATGAGCTGAGCCTTATGGCCTTCCTGATCATTTAACAAGGTCACCGACCGTCGTACAAAACCGCTGCCTGAGTCATCGCCAGTTCCTTTTGCCAGCGAATCTCCAATGGCTGCGACCCGAAACTCCCCCGCCTGAGTTGCAGCGGCTGGCGCATTTTGTATCTGCGATGAACCCGAATTTACCGGTTTGGTGCTAACGAACGGCTCTGGAGTCGTAATGCTTCGTACTGCGGCAATAAATCCGTACAATAATAGCAGTGTGGCGGCGATGGACACGGAACCGACAGACCGCCAGATCCATTTTGATGAATTCACTCGTGTTCCCTCCTGATTAC from Paenibacillus sp. FSL R10-2782 includes the following:
- a CDS encoding GDSL-type esterase/lipase family protein, with the protein product MFISLSNQEGTRVNSSKWIWRSVGSVSIAATLLLLYGFIAAVRSITTPEPFVSTKPVNSGSSQIQNAPAAATQAGEFRVAAIGDSLAKGTGDDSGSGFVRRSVTLLNDQEGHKAQLINNLGINGLTTQGLLTKLNEPGVAYVLKKANVIIVSIGGNDLFQGAQAAQTGKEPPTLKDLRKALPDAAKRLQKVLTKVGEINPKAKIIYVGLYNPFSDLPEMKIPGNLVVTEWNLAAMAVTNQNSNMTLIPTFDLFQQNLPVYLSTDHFHPNGQGYQAIAERIAQGFAVAAAKEGDNTGNGQQSTSSQPADVKKGGNK